The following proteins are co-located in the Anaerolineae bacterium genome:
- the rlmD gene encoding 23S rRNA (uracil(1939)-C(5))-methyltransferase RlmD produces the protein MSASSEVTLELDHIAHGGEAIGRWEGKVVFVPYAIPGETVRARIVEERRRYARAQLLEVLQPSPDRVEPPCPYFGTCGGCQWQHVGYRRQLELRLDLVADQMRRLGRVSDPPLDGIVPADDPWAYRNNIQLHPVTRAPEEPSGAVGLGFYTNDGRTVMPIAQCLIAHDLVDQLHASIELEWGELTRLVLRAGVNTGEQLVLLETERDEGPEISLDLAVSFAHLTGNGDLITLVGEPYFHERLAGRIFRIFAPSFFQVFTAQAENLLEVVREFCRLTGGERVLDLFCGVGTFALSLAAYAGEVVGVEFSPWAAADAQANGEDVPNFVVHEGEAAEVLPSLEGRFEVVVVDPPRSGLGAELVSAIAALGPERLVYVSCDPATLARDIVYLAQAGYQVESMLAVDMFPQTAHVETVALFGEVAG, from the coding sequence ATGTCTGCTAGCTCCGAAGTGACCCTGGAGCTCGACCACATCGCCCACGGGGGCGAGGCCATCGGGCGGTGGGAGGGCAAAGTGGTCTTCGTGCCCTACGCCATCCCCGGCGAGACGGTACGCGCCCGCATCGTCGAGGAGCGGCGCCGCTATGCTCGCGCCCAGCTGCTGGAGGTGCTGCAGCCCTCTCCCGATCGGGTGGAGCCGCCCTGTCCTTACTTCGGCACCTGCGGCGGCTGCCAGTGGCAGCACGTCGGCTACCGCCGCCAGCTCGAGCTCCGGCTGGACCTCGTCGCCGACCAGATGCGGCGGCTGGGCCGGGTGAGCGACCCGCCCCTGGACGGGATCGTGCCCGCCGACGACCCCTGGGCCTACCGCAACAACATCCAGCTGCATCCCGTCACCCGGGCTCCCGAGGAGCCCAGCGGCGCCGTCGGGCTGGGCTTCTATACCAACGACGGCCGCACCGTCATGCCTATCGCCCAGTGCCTCATCGCCCATGACCTGGTGGACCAGTTGCACGCCTCGATCGAACTAGAATGGGGCGAACTGACCCGACTGGTCCTGCGGGCGGGCGTGAACACCGGCGAACAACTGGTCCTGTTGGAGACCGAACGCGACGAGGGGCCGGAGATATCCCTGGACCTGGCCGTCTCCTTCGCTCATCTGACCGGAAACGGAGACCTCATCACGCTAGTGGGGGAGCCCTACTTCCACGAACGGCTGGCCGGCCGCATCTTCCGCATCTTTGCCCCCTCGTTCTTTCAGGTGTTCACCGCTCAGGCGGAGAACCTGTTGGAGGTGGTCCGGGAGTTCTGCCGCCTGACCGGCGGCGAGCGCGTCCTGGACCTGTTCTGTGGCGTGGGTACGTTCGCCCTCAGCCTGGCCGCCTACGCCGGTGAGGTAGTGGGCGTGGAGTTCTCCCCCTGGGCCGCGGCGGACGCCCAGGCCAACGGCGAGGACGTCCCCAACTTCGTCGTCCATGAGGGCGAAGCCGCCGAGGTGCTGCCCAGCCTAGAGGGGCGTTTTGAGGTGGTGGTGGTGGACCCGCCGCGCAGCGGCCTGGGAGCGGAGCTGGTGAGTGCCATCGCGGCGCTGGGGCCCGAGCGACTGGTATACGTGTCGTGTGATCCGGCTACCCTGGCGCGGGACATAGTCTACCTGGCCCAGGCTGGCTACCAGGTCGAGAGCATGCTGGCGGTTGACATGTTCCCCCAGACGGCCCACGTGGAGACGGTGGCACTGTTTGGCGAGGTGGCGGGCTGA
- a CDS encoding L-2-amino-thiazoline-4-carboxylic acid hydrolase has translation MGSLQDAVEQRLEVETEERFCEILKRKMAGAIGLYVEAVRAAEEEYGPEAREAIRRRHLERSVEANRKRGAEVLDNSLRAFCYALEAGCRGSHEWEKLEDTERRQAYRFTRCLWAEIFRELEAADIGIWICEGDGPAAAAFNPAIGFARTKTLMEGDDCCDHVYHVDGGEPAQGA, from the coding sequence ATGGGTTCGCTACAGGATGCCGTGGAGCAGAGGCTGGAAGTGGAGACGGAGGAGCGCTTCTGCGAGATCCTCAAGCGCAAGATGGCCGGAGCCATCGGCCTCTACGTGGAGGCAGTGCGCGCGGCCGAAGAGGAGTACGGGCCCGAAGCCCGCGAGGCCATCCGTCGTCGCCACTTGGAGCGATCGGTGGAAGCGAACCGGAAGAGAGGTGCCGAGGTACTCGATAACAGCCTGCGGGCCTTCTGCTATGCCTTGGAGGCCGGCTGCCGCGGCTCCCACGAATGGGAGAAGCTGGAAGACACCGAGAGGCGCCAGGCCTACCGCTTCACCCGGTGCCTGTGGGCAGAGATCTTCCGCGAGCTGGAGGCGGCCGACATCGGCATCTGGATCTGCGAGGGCGACGGACCGGCTGCGGCGGCCTTCAACCCCGCCATCGGCTTCGCTCGCACTAAGACCCTCATGGAAGGCGACGACTGCTGCGACCACGTGTACCACGTGGATGGGGGAGAGCCGGCGCAGGGCGCCTGA
- a CDS encoding sigma-70 family RNA polymerase sigma factor has protein sequence MGHDHAVEERDAVSLFDELYRRHNRPVYAYLLGRCGDSDAAADLLQDTFLRAWRHLDDVRNVPQDRRRYWLLAVARNLAHDFHRRQAVRAPFGDPLPEVMPSADGRHDPVAATESGEQAAALDGAIARLPEELRLIICLRYLGEMSSAEIGEALGRPAGTVRYQLAKARALLAQDVRLQPECPGAGSEGATP, from the coding sequence ATGGGACACGACCACGCCGTCGAAGAGCGGGATGCGGTCTCGCTCTTCGACGAGCTCTACCGCCGGCACAACCGGCCAGTGTACGCCTACCTGCTGGGCCGATGCGGCGACTCGGACGCGGCTGCCGACCTGCTTCAGGATACCTTCCTCAGGGCGTGGCGGCACCTCGATGACGTGAGGAACGTTCCTCAGGATAGGCGCAGATACTGGCTGCTGGCCGTCGCCCGCAACTTGGCCCACGACTTCCACCGCAGGCAGGCCGTGAGAGCGCCGTTCGGGGACCCGCTTCCGGAAGTGATGCCAAGCGCTGACGGGCGGCACGATCCAGTGGCCGCGACAGAGTCGGGAGAGCAGGCGGCCGCCCTCGACGGAGCTATCGCGCGGTTGCCGGAAGAGCTCAGGCTGATCATTTGCCTGCGGTACCTGGGCGAGATGAGCAGCGCCGAGATCGGCGAGGCTCTGGGGCGTCCGGCAGGCACGGTGCGTTACCAGTTGGCCAAGGCGAGGGCCCTGCTGGCCCAGGACGTACGATTGCAGCCGGAGTGCCCGGGTGCCGGTTCAGAAGGGGCCACCCCATGA